A genomic region of Deinococcus sp. KSM4-11 contains the following coding sequences:
- a CDS encoding RNA ligase family protein codes for MERHYKYPRTSHLPWSPGLTSDDQVLGSADQFHGREVVITEKLDGESTSVYPKHVHARSLDPRPHPSRDLMKALQAELGYRIPEGWRLCGEYLYARHSIAYDDLEGYFYLFSVWDEHNRALSWDETRMWAEELALPTPRELYRGPWDEALTRALEINFDTTEGYVVRVTDSFAYEDFGTSLAKYVRRGHVQTDQHWMHGEVVPNRLRTRP; via the coding sequence ATGGAACGCCACTACAAGTACCCCCGCACCTCCCACCTGCCGTGGTCGCCGGGCCTCACCTCCGACGACCAGGTGCTGGGCAGCGCGGATCAGTTCCACGGCCGCGAGGTCGTCATCACCGAGAAGCTCGACGGCGAGTCCACCTCGGTCTACCCGAAACATGTCCACGCCCGCTCGCTCGACCCCCGACCCCATCCCTCACGCGACTTGATGAAGGCCCTGCAGGCCGAGCTCGGCTACCGCATCCCCGAGGGCTGGCGGCTGTGCGGCGAGTACCTCTATGCCCGACATTCCATTGCCTACGACGACCTCGAGGGCTACTTTTACCTCTTTTCCGTGTGGGACGAGCACAACCGTGCCCTGTCCTGGGACGAGACCCGAATGTGGGCCGAGGAGCTCGCCCTGCCCACGCCGCGCGAGCTGTACCGCGGCCCCTGGGACGAGGCCTTGACCCGCGCCCTCGAGATCAACTTCGACACCACCGAGGGCTACGTCGTGCGGGTCACCGACAGCTTCGCCTACGAGGACTTTGGCACATCGCTCGCCAAGTACGTGCGGCGCGGGCACGTGCAGACCGATCAGCACTGGATGCACGGGGAGGTCGTTCCCAACCGGCTGAGGACGCGGCCATGA
- a CDS encoding AAA family ATPase: protein MITTTPLHPALAALKAGATPDAAQLIVALGAALPLLPRLAGTPQEPEWHGEGDVAVHTALVLREADTLAAKHGLSPERRLILLLGALLHDVGKVLTTREEQDDHGQTRIVSPRHAERGRSELAYRLSALGLDWPTTWGVLGLVGHHHQLTRTVENGSAAAYWRLARQVDLELLTLLERADLRGRITADQQEKLEWVELFALGAQEHGVYGDAPYAGWAEHIAGHVPGTDNLRDLTLGRGIQAFEEGLITTPDEAVARSHPARAGFPELVVTVAPSGSGKSTFVREHLPEHEIISLDALRLELGGDAGSQKLNGQVMQLARERLKEALRRHRKVVWDATSLRKDFRRAVLGLGHDYGALTTLLVWTTPEHVAQRRNAARTRSVPAAAIAAQYDSAEFPHLTEAHRTRWLDAEGSALGEVGFGDLGG from the coding sequence ATGATCACGACCACCCCCCTGCATCCGGCACTCGCGGCGCTGAAGGCCGGCGCCACCCCGGACGCGGCACAGCTCATCGTCGCGCTCGGCGCCGCGCTGCCCCTGCTGCCCCGGCTGGCCGGCACGCCCCAAGAGCCCGAGTGGCACGGCGAGGGCGACGTGGCCGTCCACACCGCGCTGGTGCTCCGGGAAGCCGACACACTGGCCGCGAAACACGGCCTCTCCCCGGAGCGCCGCCTCATCCTGCTGCTCGGCGCGCTGCTCCATGACGTGGGCAAGGTTCTCACCACCCGAGAAGAGCAGGATGATCACGGCCAGACGCGGATCGTCTCGCCCCGCCACGCCGAGCGGGGACGGTCGGAGCTCGCGTACCGGCTGAGCGCGCTCGGCCTCGACTGGCCGACGACTTGGGGCGTCCTGGGCCTGGTGGGCCACCATCACCAGCTCACCCGCACGGTGGAGAACGGCAGCGCCGCCGCGTACTGGCGCCTCGCGCGGCAGGTCGACCTTGAACTGCTCACGCTGCTCGAGCGAGCGGACCTGCGGGGCCGGATCACGGCGGATCAGCAGGAGAAGCTCGAGTGGGTGGAACTGTTTGCCCTCGGTGCGCAGGAGCATGGGGTCTACGGAGACGCGCCCTATGCCGGCTGGGCCGAGCACATTGCCGGGCACGTCCCGGGCACGGATAATCTCCGTGACCTCACGCTGGGCCGTGGCATCCAGGCGTTCGAGGAGGGCCTGATCACCACGCCGGATGAGGCTGTCGCCCGCAGCCACCCGGCCCGGGCCGGCTTCCCCGAGCTGGTGGTGACGGTGGCGCCGAGCGGCAGTGGGAAGAGCACCTTCGTGCGGGAACACCTGCCGGAGCACGAGATCATCTCGCTCGACGCGCTGCGACTGGAACTCGGCGGGGACGCGGGCAGCCAGAAGCTCAACGGGCAGGTAATGCAGCTCGCCCGGGAGCGCCTGAAGGAGGCCCTGCGCCGGCATCGGAAGGTGGTGTGGGACGCGACGTCGCTGCGCAAGGACTTCCGCCGGGCGGTGCTGGGTCTCGGCCACGATTACGGCGCGTTGACCACGCTGCTGGTGTGGACGACGCCCGAACATGTCGCCCAGCGGCGCAACGCCGCCAGAACACGCTCAGTGCCGGCCGCGGCCATCGCAGCGCAGTACGACAGTGCCGAGTTCCCACACCTCACCGAGGCGCACCGCACACGCTGGCTCGATGCTGAGGGGAGCGCGCTCGGCGAGGTGGGCTTCGGCGATCTGGGAGGGTAG
- a CDS encoding type IIL restriction-modification enzyme MmeI has translation MRTTAPHEFAEKWRIEAGRLSERAGYQDHWRDLCALLGEPTPTQAGLGDDYAFERHVKKVGTGETGFADVFKRGHFIVEYKAQGKSLGKAWQQALLYASELGNPPLLVVCDLNRIEIHTNFTGSSPRTIALTLDDIERDAPVGGDLTALSALRALFRDPGLLDPRQLRERVTQDATAQVGQVAQALTARGVDQTRAAHFLMREVFAVFAEDVGLLPRGLMTRVLKRAQLPPDRSESNFQELFAAMQGGGDFWGEDVRHFNGGLFDDGAALPITEGDARALLQAVTLDWAQVEPEIFETLFENSLDDVTRSKRGR, from the coding sequence CTGCGTACCACTGCACCCCATGAATTCGCCGAGAAGTGGCGTATCGAGGCCGGCCGCCTGAGCGAGCGCGCCGGCTACCAGGACCACTGGCGCGACCTGTGTGCCCTGCTCGGCGAGCCCACGCCCACCCAGGCCGGCCTCGGCGACGACTACGCGTTCGAGCGCCACGTGAAGAAGGTCGGTACTGGCGAGACCGGCTTCGCCGATGTGTTTAAGCGGGGGCACTTCATCGTCGAGTACAAGGCCCAGGGCAAGAGCCTCGGCAAGGCGTGGCAGCAGGCCCTGCTCTACGCGTCCGAGCTCGGCAACCCGCCCCTGCTCGTCGTGTGCGACCTCAACCGCATCGAGATCCACACCAACTTCACTGGGTCGTCCCCGCGTACCATCGCCCTGACCCTGGACGACATCGAGCGCGACGCCCCCGTCGGCGGCGACCTGACGGCCCTGAGCGCCCTGCGTGCCCTGTTCCGCGACCCAGGGCTGCTCGATCCCCGCCAGCTGCGCGAGCGCGTCACGCAGGACGCCACCGCCCAGGTGGGCCAGGTCGCGCAGGCATTGACCGCGCGCGGCGTCGACCAGACCCGCGCGGCGCACTTCCTGATGCGCGAGGTCTTCGCCGTGTTCGCCGAGGACGTTGGCCTGCTGCCACGTGGCCTGATGACGCGAGTCCTCAAACGCGCTCAGCTGCCCCCAGATCGCAGCGAAAGTAACTTCCAGGAGCTGTTCGCGGCCATGCAGGGCGGCGGGGACTTCTGGGGCGAGGATGTCCGGCACTTCAACGGAGGGCTGTTCGACGATGGCGCGGCGCTGCCGATCACCGAGGGGGACGCGCGGGCGCTGTTACAGGCGGTGACGCTCGACTGGGCGCAGGTAGAGCCCGAGATCTTCGAGACGCTCTTCGAGAACTCGCTGGACGACGTGACGCGCAGCAAGCGCGGAAGGTGA